A section of the Ignavibacteriales bacterium genome encodes:
- the rpsS gene encoding 30S ribosomal protein S19, whose translation MSRSLKKGPHVDYKLVQKVEKLNEQNQKKVIKTWSRACTVIPEFIGHTFAVHTGNKFIPVYVSENMVGHKLGEFAMTRTFRAHSGQRKEEKGK comes from the coding sequence ATGTCTCGATCACTTAAAAAAGGACCGCACGTAGATTATAAACTCGTTCAGAAAGTTGAAAAACTTAATGAGCAGAATCAGAAGAAGGTAATCAAGACCTGGTCCAGAGCATGCACAGTTATCCCGGAATTCATCGGGCACACATTCGCGGTACACACCGGCAATAAGTTCATCCCCGTTTACGTTTCCGAAAACATGGTTGGACACAAGCTCGGCGAATTTGCAATGACCCGCACGTTCCGCGCTCACTCCGGTCAGAGAAAAGAGGAGAAAGGTAAATAA
- the rplV gene encoding 50S ribosomal protein L22: MEARAIKRYSKGSPRKMRLVVDLIRNRSVQDAVGILRFSKNHSADVVEKAVVSAYNNLENKLDGGRLSMEDVFVSEAYVDGGPSYKRLLPAPQGRAYRVRKRTAHVTIIVSNGEEEELVEEEIPEDEEVVDEDAVQEEDTDEEDVDDAEDAEDDQEESEEVEEIEDEEDESPLEKNEDDQKEEADYDGDEADEEEQELNR, from the coding sequence ATGGAAGCCAGAGCGATAAAACGATATTCGAAAGGTTCACCCAGGAAAATGAGGCTCGTAGTTGACCTCATCCGCAACCGCTCGGTGCAGGACGCGGTCGGTATCCTCCGCTTTTCGAAGAACCACTCCGCAGACGTAGTGGAAAAAGCTGTTGTCTCCGCTTACAATAACCTCGAGAACAAGCTCGACGGCGGAAGGCTCAGCATGGAAGATGTTTTTGTGAGTGAGGCGTACGTGGACGGAGGACCGTCGTACAAGAGGTTGTTGCCGGCGCCGCAGGGACGCGCATACAGAGTGCGCAAGAGGACGGCGCACGTGACTATAATAGTGAGCAACGGGGAAGAGGAAGAGCTAGTGGAGGAGGAAATACCGGAAGACGAGGAAGTAGTGGATGAGGACGCAGTACAGGAAGAGGACACGGATGAAGAGGACGTAGATGACGCTGAGGACGCGGAAGACGACCAGGAAGAATCAGAAGAAGTAGAAGAAATAGAAGACGAAGAGGACGAAAGCCCTCTGGAAAAAAATGAAGATGATCAGAAGGAAGAAGCAGACTACGACGGGGATGAAGCAGACGAAGAAGAGCAAGAATTAAACAGATAA
- the rpsC gene encoding 30S ribosomal protein S3, translating into MGQKTHPIGFRLGVINTWDSNWYDEKDFSKKLQEDILIREYLGKRLEKAGVAKVAIERTLKKITLTIHTSRPGFVIGKSGKEITQLESEIKKITNKDVKINVFEIKKPELSAKLVADNIANQISNRVAFRRAMKGAITSTMRMGAEGIKVMCAGRLGGTEIARTEQYKEGRIPLQTLRADIDYASVQAQTIYGIIGVKVWICRGEKHTKINYQQ; encoded by the coding sequence TTGGGACAGAAGACGCATCCGATAGGTTTCAGACTTGGGGTGATAAACACCTGGGACTCTAACTGGTATGACGAGAAAGATTTTTCGAAGAAGCTACAGGAAGATATTCTAATAAGAGAGTATCTGGGAAAGAGGCTGGAAAAAGCCGGTGTAGCTAAGGTGGCAATCGAGAGGACGCTGAAAAAGATAACTCTAACGATACACACGTCAAGGCCGGGATTTGTAATAGGTAAGAGCGGTAAGGAAATCACACAGCTGGAGAGCGAGATCAAGAAGATCACCAATAAGGATGTAAAGATAAACGTATTCGAGATAAAGAAACCCGAACTGAGCGCAAAGCTGGTAGCGGACAACATCGCTAACCAGATCTCTAACAGGGTTGCATTCAGGAGAGCGATGAAGGGCGCGATCACCTCTACGATGAGGATGGGCGCAGAAGGTATCAAAGTAATGTGCGCAGGAAGGTTAGGCGGTACTGAAATAGCAAGGACAGAACAATATAAAGAGGGAAGGATCCCGCTACAGACATTGAGAGCGGACATAGATTACGCTTCAGTGCAGGCACAGACAATTTACGGAATAATCGGAGTAAAGGTCTGGATCTGCAGAGGAGAGAAGCACACAAAAATAAATTACCAACAATAA
- the rplP gene encoding 50S ribosomal protein L16, with protein sequence MLMPKRVKFRKMQKGRMRGNATRGHTVNFGAFGLKTLERGKLTSRQIEAARVALTRYMKRDGKVWIRIFPDKPVTKKPAETRMGKGKGAPEYWVAPVLPGRILFEADGVSAAVAREAFRLASSKLPIKTKFVERVG encoded by the coding sequence ATGTTAATGCCCAAAAGGGTAAAGTTCAGAAAGATGCAGAAAGGCAGGATGCGTGGAAACGCAACCCGCGGTCACACTGTGAACTTTGGCGCATTCGGATTGAAGACACTCGAAAGAGGTAAATTGACATCAAGGCAGATAGAAGCTGCCAGGGTAGCCCTTACGAGGTATATGAAGAGGGACGGTAAAGTATGGATAAGGATATTCCCGGATAAACCGGTAACAAAGAAGCCTGCAGAAACCAGAATGGGTAAAGGTAAAGGCGCTCCCGAATACTGGGTAGCACCCGTACTTCCGGGCAGGATATTATTCGAGGCTGACGGCGTATCTGCCGCGGTCGCAAGGGAAGCATTCAGGCTCGCATCGAGTAAGCTTCCGATAAAAACAAAATTCGTAGAAAGAGTAGGATAA
- the rpmC gene encoding 50S ribosomal protein L29, with protein MKTYQFREMTTADIENELQQSREALENFRFQHATGQLENHKAMKNMKRDIAKMVTVLKERGMGINSHLDKTKDKK; from the coding sequence ATGAAGACATACCAATTCAGAGAAATGACAACCGCTGACATAGAGAACGAGCTTCAGCAATCAAGAGAGGCGCTGGAGAATTTCAGATTTCAGCATGCAACGGGACAGCTAGAGAATCACAAGGCTATGAAAAACATGAAGAGGGACATTGCAAAGATGGTCACGGTACTAAAGGAAAGGGGAATGGGAATTAATTCTCACCTGGACAAAACCAAAGATAAAAAATAA
- the rpsQ gene encoding 30S ribosomal protein S17 — MSEENKTEEVQEQVTEEVKTPAVKQEAPAVEEKGRGIRKTRVGKVVSNKMDKSIVVSVERRVKHRLYKKFFKKTTKFMAHDEKNECTIGDTVKIMETRPLSKNKRWRLVEVVQKAK; from the coding sequence ATGAGCGAAGAGAATAAAACAGAAGAAGTACAAGAACAGGTGACCGAGGAAGTAAAGACACCGGCGGTTAAACAGGAAGCACCTGCAGTAGAAGAAAAAGGCAGAGGCATCAGGAAGACAAGAGTAGGAAAGGTCGTAAGTAACAAGATGGACAAGTCCATCGTCGTCTCAGTAGAGAGAAGAGTAAAACACAGACTTTATAAGAAGTTCTTTAAAAAGACTACGAAGTTTATGGCACATGACGAGAAAAACGAATGCACAATCGGTGACACTGTGAAGATAATGGAAACCAGACCACTCAGCAAGAACAAGAGGTGGAGACTGGTAGAGGTAGTACAAAAAGCGAAATAA
- the rplN gene encoding 50S ribosomal protein L14, giving the protein MIHEETNLVVADNSGAKSIRCIRVLGGSGKRYATLGDIIVVSVKTAIPGGAVKKGEVSRAVIVRTAKERRRKDGSYIKFDENAAVLINNQNEPRGTRIFGPVARELREKQFMKIISLAPEVI; this is encoded by the coding sequence ATGATACACGAAGAAACAAACCTGGTGGTAGCTGATAATTCGGGAGCAAAGTCGATAAGGTGCATAAGAGTTTTAGGCGGTTCAGGTAAAAGGTACGCGACCCTCGGAGATATAATAGTAGTATCCGTAAAGACGGCTATCCCGGGCGGCGCAGTAAAAAAAGGTGAAGTATCCAGAGCAGTAATAGTAAGGACTGCAAAAGAGAGAAGAAGAAAAGACGGAAGCTATATAAAGTTTGATGAGAACGCGGCGGTACTGATAAATAACCAGAACGAGCCGAGAGGCACCAGGATATTCGGACCGGTAGCAAGAGAGCTGAGAGAGAAGCAGTTTATGAAGATCATTTCACTCGCACCGGAAGTAATATAA
- the rplX gene encoding 50S ribosomal protein L24, whose amino-acid sequence MATKTRLKKGDNVMVVSGNYKGTSGKILFINREKGRVIVEGVNIMHRHTKPNQKNPQGGIVRREAPINISNIMLICPKTNEPTRIGMEVITDEATGKQKRMRTSKNSGEILLS is encoded by the coding sequence ATGGCAACAAAGACAAGATTAAAAAAAGGCGATAACGTAATGGTAGTATCCGGTAACTATAAAGGTACATCCGGAAAGATACTATTTATTAACAGGGAAAAAGGAAGGGTGATAGTGGAAGGTGTGAACATAATGCACAGACACACTAAACCCAACCAGAAGAACCCCCAGGGCGGAATAGTAAGGAGAGAAGCTCCAATTAATATTTCGAACATAATGCTTATCTGCCCAAAGACGAATGAGCCGACAAGAATAGGTATGGAAGTAATAACAGATGAGGCAACCGGAAAGCAGAAAAGGATGAGAACGAGCAAAAACTCCGGTGAAATTTTATTAAGCTAA
- the rplE gene encoding 50S ribosomal protein L5, protein MAKSKEERKKGQEEPGKQKDEKQAKGKKADKGDFVEEKVPARLYERYKDKIIPELVKKFNYKSKMQAPKLEKICINVGVGDAVNDPKLIDKTVEEIATITGQMPVVVKAKKSVSNFKLREGMNIGVRLTLRNARMYEFLDRFINIAVPRIRDFRGLSDKSFDGRGNYSIGIKEQIIFPEIDVDKVTRISGMDITFVTNAETDEESLELLKAFGVPFATRQTKAEQ, encoded by the coding sequence ATGGCTAAATCCAAAGAAGAAAGAAAAAAAGGTCAAGAAGAACCCGGTAAGCAGAAGGACGAGAAGCAGGCTAAAGGAAAAAAGGCTGACAAAGGTGATTTTGTAGAAGAGAAAGTACCTGCAAGACTGTATGAAAGATATAAAGACAAGATCATTCCTGAGCTCGTAAAGAAGTTTAACTATAAGAGCAAGATGCAGGCTCCTAAGCTGGAGAAGATCTGCATTAACGTCGGTGTGGGTGACGCAGTGAACGATCCGAAGCTGATAGATAAGACAGTAGAAGAGATAGCGACTATAACGGGTCAAATGCCTGTGGTTGTAAAAGCAAAGAAGTCGGTATCGAACTTTAAGCTCAGAGAAGGAATGAACATCGGTGTAAGGCTGACACTCAGGAACGCAAGGATGTACGAATTCCTGGACAGGTTCATAAACATCGCCGTACCGAGGATCAGGGACTTCAGAGGATTATCCGACAAGAGTTTTGATGGAAGAGGAAACTATTCCATCGGTATTAAAGAGCAGATAATATTTCCGGAGATCGACGTAGATAAGGTGACAAGGATAAGCGGAATGGACATAACATTCGTAACGAACGCAGAGACGGATGAAGAATCGCTCGAACTATTGAAAGCATTCGGAGTACCGTTTGCAACAAGACAAACAAAAGCAGAGCAATAA
- the rpsN gene encoding 30S ribosomal protein S14 produces the protein MARKSLLARQAKRERMAAKYAAKRKELKEKGDYEGLQKLPRNSSPTRLNNRCNVTGRVRSYYRKFGVSRLVLREFALQGKLPGVVKSSW, from the coding sequence ATGGCAAGAAAATCTTTATTAGCAAGACAGGCAAAAAGAGAAAGAATGGCGGCGAAGTACGCGGCTAAGAGAAAAGAGCTGAAAGAAAAAGGCGACTACGAAGGATTACAAAAGCTTCCAAGGAACAGCAGTCCGACAAGACTGAACAACAGGTGCAACGTAACCGGAAGGGTCAGATCATATTACAGGAAGTTCGGTGTATCGAGGCTTGTTTTGAGGGAATTCGCGCTCCAGGGAAAGCTTCCCGGCGTAGTAAAATCAAGCTGGTAA
- the rpsH gene encoding 30S ribosomal protein S8, translated as MSMSDPIADFLTRVRNAIKAEKKIVDIPASNLKQELARILKENNYITDFKLHETDNKQGAISIYLKYNSGKSVIAGLKRSSRPGLRNYVKTDDIPRVRNGLGIAVMSTSKGVMTDKQARNMQIGGEVICEVW; from the coding sequence ATGTCGATGTCAGATCCAATAGCGGATTTTTTAACGAGAGTCAGAAATGCTATTAAAGCAGAGAAGAAGATCGTGGATATACCGGCTTCAAATCTGAAGCAGGAGCTTGCGAGGATATTAAAAGAGAACAATTACATAACAGATTTTAAATTGCACGAAACAGATAACAAGCAGGGTGCAATTTCTATCTACCTGAAGTATAACAGCGGCAAGAGTGTAATAGCCGGATTAAAAAGATCAAGCAGACCGGGACTAAGAAACTATGTAAAGACCGACGACATTCCAAGAGTAAGAAACGGATTAGGTATCGCAGTCATGTCAACATCTAAGGGTGTAATGACAGACAAGCAGGCAAGGAACATGCAGATAGGCGGTGAAGTAATCTGCGAGGTCTGGTAA
- the rplF gene encoding 50S ribosomal protein L6 — MSRIGKKPITIDKDIKVKFENKSLELTGPKGSLNLDMKGDINVEVKDEEIVVTRANDLRENRALHGLYRSLIQNMVSGVKDGYSKTLNLVGVGYKAEMKGDNLFVYAGYSHPIIFSAPEGITIETKDQTTIQISGIDKQLVGLVAAKIRSFRPPEPYKGKGIKYSDERIRRKAGKTAAK, encoded by the coding sequence ATGAGCAGAATAGGTAAAAAACCAATTACAATAGATAAGGATATCAAAGTAAAGTTTGAGAACAAGTCTCTCGAGCTTACCGGACCAAAAGGTTCGCTCAACCTGGACATGAAGGGCGACATCAACGTCGAAGTAAAGGACGAAGAGATCGTCGTAACCAGGGCTAATGATCTGAGAGAGAACAGAGCATTGCACGGACTTTACAGGTCACTGATACAGAATATGGTATCCGGAGTAAAAGACGGATATTCAAAAACACTTAACCTGGTTGGTGTGGGTTATAAAGCTGAGATGAAGGGTGACAACCTTTTCGTTTACGCAGGATATTCTCACCCGATCATATTTTCCGCTCCTGAGGGAATAACGATCGAGACAAAAGATCAGACAACGATCCAGATAAGCGGAATAGATAAACAATTAGTAGGACTGGTAGCCGCTAAAATAAGGTCATTCAGACCGCCGGAACCTTATAAAGGTAAAGGCATTAAATACAGCGACGAGCGTATTAGAAGAAAAGCAGGTAAAACAGCCGCAAAATAA
- a CDS encoding 50S ribosomal protein L18, whose protein sequence is MGYKENLKKRRERARLRIRRKLQGTADRPRLVVYRSLSHIYAQLVDDENAKTIVSASSKSKEIEAKVKDSKGKIDKSKEVGKLIGEKAKSANIESVIFDRNGYLYHGRVKALADGARESGLHF, encoded by the coding sequence ATGGGATACAAAGAGAATCTTAAAAAAAGAAGAGAAAGAGCAAGACTCAGAATAAGGAGGAAGCTCCAGGGTACTGCAGACAGACCAAGACTGGTAGTTTACAGGAGTTTATCGCACATCTACGCGCAATTGGTAGATGACGAAAACGCAAAAACTATTGTTTCTGCAAGCAGTAAGTCGAAGGAAATAGAAGCAAAGGTAAAGGATTCCAAGGGAAAGATAGATAAGAGTAAAGAAGTAGGTAAATTAATAGGCGAAAAGGCGAAATCTGCCAATATAGAAAGCGTTATTTTTGACAGAAATGGGTATTTATACCATGGCAGAGTAAAAGCTCTGGCAGACGGTGCCCGTGAAAGTGGTTTACACTTTTAG
- the rpsE gene encoding 30S ribosomal protein S5 — MAKREFIKASELELKEKLVKVGRVAKVVKGGRRFSFNAVSVVGDGKGHVGIGLGKANEVTDAIKKSVEDARKNVTKVSITSKGTIPHTIIGKYGAAKVLLKPAAPGTGIIAGGGVRAVLESAGYQDILTKLLGSSNHHNVVKATMSALQNLDNATGVAQRRGISLQELFEGNLQETA; from the coding sequence ATGGCGAAAAGAGAATTCATAAAGGCAAGTGAGTTAGAGCTGAAAGAGAAGCTGGTGAAAGTCGGCAGGGTAGCGAAAGTTGTAAAAGGCGGACGCAGGTTCAGTTTTAATGCCGTGAGCGTAGTTGGCGACGGTAAAGGTCATGTTGGAATAGGACTTGGAAAAGCAAATGAAGTTACCGACGCGATAAAGAAGAGCGTAGAAGACGCAAGAAAAAACGTAACAAAGGTATCAATTACATCAAAGGGTACTATTCCGCACACGATAATCGGTAAATACGGAGCAGCAAAGGTATTATTGAAGCCAGCGGCACCGGGAACGGGAATCATCGCGGGCGGTGGTGTGAGAGCGGTACTGGAGTCAGCAGGGTACCAGGATATACTTACGAAGTTATTGGGTTCATCGAATCACCATAACGTAGTGAAGGCTACAATGAGCGCGCTTCAAAACCTTGATAACGCAACAGGTGTAGCACAGCGAAGAGGAATATCTCTTCAGGAATTATTCGAAGGAAATTTACAAGAGACAGCGTAA
- the rpmD gene encoding 50S ribosomal protein L30: MAKIKITQIKSVIDRPKRQKLTMEALGLRKMHNMVEKEDTPQIRGMLDRVKHLVKIEVS; the protein is encoded by the coding sequence ATGGCAAAGATAAAGATCACACAAATCAAGAGTGTTATTGACAGACCCAAGAGGCAGAAGCTAACGATGGAAGCGTTAGGACTGCGTAAGATGCATAATATGGTAGAGAAAGAGGACACTCCTCAGATCCGAGGAATGCTGGACAGGGTGAAACATTTGGTCAAAATCGAAGTATCATAA
- a CDS encoding outer membrane beta-barrel protein, which translates to MSTIKKLFVALTLVLFVAGYSQAQYKPVNTNFDGPMPEVKKGSRSFIFTYTPFQSNLGSVYAGSYTSASGTNYDELSQIDLYGIGFQYYVSNNVSLGGGIQFGSTSVNGVDSTNLQAPGTDFSATTFGISLDVNYHFRSLYSVSPYLGLNLNYGNYSSTTTPLASNSTATDTKGSSFGAGVNFGFDWYFTEGISLGGRYTLGFRQWSAPEQTTGNNTLTGPDGNRIGTGIMSVLMNVHL; encoded by the coding sequence ATGTCAACAATTAAAAAACTATTTGTTGCATTAACTTTAGTATTATTTGTTGCTGGTTACTCACAAGCTCAGTATAAGCCTGTAAACACAAACTTCGATGGTCCAATGCCAGAAGTAAAGAAAGGTTCAAGATCATTCATCTTTACATATACACCTTTCCAAAGCAATTTAGGATCAGTTTACGCAGGTTCTTATACTTCAGCTAGTGGTACTAACTACGATGAATTATCACAGATTGATCTGTACGGTATCGGTTTTCAGTATTATGTGAGCAATAATGTATCACTGGGTGGTGGTATTCAATTTGGTTCAACTTCAGTAAATGGAGTTGATTCAACAAACCTCCAAGCTCCTGGAACTGATTTCAGTGCTACAACCTTTGGTATTTCGTTAGATGTAAATTACCACTTCAGGTCTCTCTACAGTGTATCACCATACTTAGGACTGAATCTGAATTACGGTAATTATTCATCAACTACTACACCATTAGCATCAAATTCTACAGCTACTGATACAAAAGGTAGTTCATTTGGTGCAGGTGTGAACTTCGGATTTGATTGGTACTTCACCGAAGGTATCTCACTTGGTGGAAGGTATACATTAGGATTCAGACAGTGGTCAGCTCCTGAGCAAACTACTGGTAATAACACATTAACAGGTCCCGATGGAAACAGGATCGGAACAGGTATTATGAGTGTATTAATGAACGTTCATCTCTAA
- the rplO gene encoding 50S ribosomal protein L15, translating to MSILSNLKYAEGSRKKRKRIGRGQGSGYGGHTSTKGHKGQKSRSGYKSRAWFEGGQMPIQRRVPKFGFKNVNRKEFSILNVGQLQKLIDGGKIGETVIDKEFLIKSKLIRNKNLPLKILGNGELKSKIEITADAFSDSAKEKIEKAGGVVKTA from the coding sequence ATGAGCATACTAAGTAATTTAAAATACGCCGAAGGATCCAGAAAAAAGCGCAAAAGAATCGGCAGAGGGCAAGGATCGGGATACGGCGGTCACACATCTACTAAAGGTCACAAGGGTCAAAAGTCGAGATCCGGTTATAAAAGCAGGGCGTGGTTTGAGGGCGGTCAGATGCCTATCCAGAGGCGCGTACCTAAATTCGGCTTTAAGAATGTTAACAGGAAAGAATTTAGTATTCTTAATGTCGGACAATTACAAAAACTGATAGACGGCGGTAAGATAGGTGAGACTGTCATAGACAAGGAGTTTTTGATAAAGAGCAAGTTGATCAGAAATAAGAATCTTCCATTGAAGATACTGGGCAACGGTGAATTAAAATCCAAGATAGAGATAACGGCAGACGCTTTCAGTGATTCCGCAAAAGAAAAAATCGAAAAAGCGGGAGGCGTAGTAAAAACAGCATGA
- the secY gene encoding preprotein translocase subunit SecY has protein sequence MSGFVENFRNVFKIEELRTRILFTLGLLIIVRIGAHITLPGINASLLAAATQNQSSNTLFGLYDLFVGGAFSKAAVFALGIMPYISASIIIQLLGAVFPYFQKLQKEGEEGRKKINQLTRVGTIPIAALQAWGVSVQLASRNVNGVSIISPDLSSFMFTFSTVIFLTAGTVFMMWLGEQITDRGIGNGISLIIFIGIIDRLPFAMLDEYQLIASGVRNALIEIVFLAAFVFIVAGVVAVTIATRRIPVQYAKRVVGRKVFGGVTQYIPLKVNQAGVMPLIFAQSIMFIPSTFLTFFPDSQFMQTLAGYFSYTSFVYAIIYSLLIVFFTYFYTAIAFNPKDVADNMKKQGGFIPGVRPGKPTSDFIDNILTKITLPGAIFLAIIAVLPTFIMKAGLTSGMAAFFGGTSLLIIVGVALDTLQQVESHLLMRHYDGFMKGSKLKSRR, from the coding sequence ATGAGTGGTTTCGTAGAGAATTTCAGGAATGTATTCAAGATAGAAGAGTTACGCACGAGGATCTTATTCACACTTGGATTACTGATAATTGTAAGGATAGGGGCGCACATCACACTTCCGGGTATAAACGCAAGTCTGCTCGCGGCGGCAACCCAAAACCAATCTTCCAATACATTATTCGGTCTTTATGATCTGTTTGTTGGAGGAGCGTTTAGCAAAGCGGCTGTATTTGCACTTGGAATAATGCCTTACATCAGCGCCTCGATCATAATCCAGCTACTCGGTGCGGTATTCCCATACTTCCAGAAACTTCAGAAGGAAGGTGAAGAGGGAAGAAAGAAAATAAACCAGCTTACAAGAGTAGGTACGATCCCGATCGCGGCACTTCAAGCATGGGGAGTAAGCGTACAGCTTGCAAGCAGGAACGTGAACGGGGTGAGCATCATCAGTCCCGACCTATCGAGTTTTATGTTCACGTTTTCGACGGTAATTTTTTTGACAGCAGGTACGGTATTTATGATGTGGCTCGGTGAACAGATAACGGACAGGGGGATCGGTAACGGTATTTCGCTCATTATATTCATTGGTATCATAGACAGGCTTCCTTTTGCGATGCTGGATGAATACCAGCTTATTGCATCGGGTGTAAGAAACGCACTGATAGAGATCGTATTCCTTGCGGCTTTCGTATTTATCGTCGCTGGTGTAGTGGCGGTCACGATAGCAACGCGGAGGATACCTGTTCAATACGCAAAGAGAGTTGTCGGAAGGAAAGTATTCGGCGGGGTAACACAGTATATACCGCTCAAAGTCAACCAGGCAGGTGTTATGCCTTTGATATTTGCGCAGTCGATAATGTTTATTCCAAGTACATTCCTTACGTTTTTCCCGGACAGCCAGTTCATGCAGACGCTTGCGGGATATTTTAGCTATACGAGTTTTGTATATGCGATCATTTATTCATTGCTGATCGTGTTCTTTACATATTTCTATACCGCGATCGCTTTCAATCCGAAAGACGTCGCGGATAACATGAAGAAGCAGGGCGGTTTTATTCCGGGCGTAAGACCGGGTAAACCAACCTCGGATTTCATAGATAACATTTTGACAAAGATCACACTGCCGGGAGCAATATTCCTGGCAATAATAGCCGTACTCCCGACCTTTATCATGAAGGCAGGACTTACATCGGGTATGGCGGCGTTTTTTGGCGGTACCAGTCTGCTTATTATCGTGGGTGTTGCTCTCGATACATTACAGCAGGTAGAATCGCATCTATTGATGAGACATTATGACGGATTTATGAAGGGTTCGAAACTAAAAAGCAGAAGGTAA
- the map gene encoding type I methionyl aminopeptidase, with translation MSLVKSEKEIQLISESCRIVADVLKYIKDYVKVGATTRELDKIVEEFILSRGGQPAFKGYRVKNRTFPASICSSLNEVVVHGIPNDEKLISGDILSVDVGVRKNGYYGDSAYTFEVGEVSAQKKRLLSVTEESLYKGIQQAREGNTVNDIGLAIQEFVEGSGFSVVRELVGHGIGKNLHEEPAIPNYYSPSGKQKLKKGMTIAIEPMVNYGTSAVYEKEDGWTVVTRDHKPSAHFEHTVLITDGEPEILTNRN, from the coding sequence ATGTCGCTTGTAAAAAGTGAAAAGGAGATCCAGCTGATCTCCGAGAGCTGCAGGATAGTAGCTGACGTTCTTAAATATATTAAAGATTACGTAAAAGTAGGAGCAACTACCAGGGAACTGGACAAGATAGTAGAAGAGTTTATTCTATCCAGAGGCGGTCAACCTGCTTTTAAAGGTTACAGAGTAAAGAACAGAACATTCCCGGCTAGTATCTGCTCATCACTTAACGAGGTGGTAGTTCACGGGATACCAAATGACGAGAAGCTGATATCGGGTGACATTCTTTCGGTGGATGTAGGTGTAAGGAAGAATGGATATTACGGAGACAGCGCGTACACATTCGAGGTAGGTGAGGTTTCAGCTCAGAAGAAGAGACTCTTGAGTGTAACCGAAGAATCTTTATATAAAGGCATACAACAGGCAAGAGAAGGGAATACGGTAAACGATATAGGACTTGCGATACAGGAATTTGTAGAGGGGTCGGGTTTTAGTGTAGTGAGAGAACTGGTTGGACACGGAATAGGTAAGAATCTTCACGAAGAGCCTGCTATACCAAATTACTATTCCCCATCGGGAAAACAGAAATTAAAAAAAGGCATGACCATAGCGATCGAGCCAATGGTCAATTATGGTACTTCGGCAGTATATGAAAAGGAAGACGGATGGACGGTGGTGACGAGAGATCATAAGCCGTCGGCGCATTTTGAGCATACGGTTTTGATAACAGATGGTGAGCCGGAGATCTTAACAAATAGAAATTAG
- the infA gene encoding translation initiation factor IF-1, translating to MSKQDLIKVDGIITEILPNTTFRVKLENGHEVLAHISGKMRMNFIRILQGDKVTVELSPYDLSKGRITYRYK from the coding sequence ATGTCAAAACAGGACTTAATAAAAGTTGATGGAATAATAACGGAAATCCTGCCAAACACGACCTTTAGAGTGAAGCTCGAAAACGGTCATGAAGTTTTGGCGCATATTTCCGGTAAGATGAGGATGAATTTTATAAGGATATTACAGGGTGATAAAGTGACGGTCGAGCTGTCGCCTTATGACCTGTCCAAGGGGCGAATAACATACAGGTATAAATAA
- the rpmJ gene encoding 50S ribosomal protein L36, translating to MKVRSSVKKMCDKCKIIKRNGVVRVICPNPKHKQRQG from the coding sequence ATGAAAGTAAGAAGCTCGGTAAAAAAAATGTGCGATAAGTGTAAGATCATAAAGAGGAACGGCGTAGTACGGGTAATCTGCCCGAATCCAAAGCACAAACAAAGACAAGGATAA